The genomic stretch GGATAAAATTGATTGCAAGCAATATAAAAAACAGTCGCTTCCACTTATTCATGCTGTCACCCTACTCTTTCGGTAATCCTTCTTTTTTAATGGCTTGATAGACGCGCTTTGCGATAAGAGAATAACCCGTACCATTAGGATGAAAATCATCTTCCTCAGAAATTCGGCTGCTGTCACTTTTTTGATTAAACAAATCTTCGATATGGACGATTTTTGCATGTTTATCTTTTTTCAGCTCTTTTTCAGCAATATGGTTCCAATCCGTGACGACACCATTTATTTCATTTAGTTCTGATAATGTAAACGTAAACGGATTGTACATGCTGACATAAATCAGCTCAGCGTGATCATTCAGCTCGCGAATTTCAGAAATGATTTTTTCAAAGCGCTTTTCGTACGGTTTTTCCGCTTCCTGAAACGGTTCAACGGTTAATTGCAGAAAGTTTTGGCGAAGGATTTTCATCAAATCATTACCGCCAATTGTAAAAAAGACATAATCTGCGTCCTTTATGCCTTTTTGAACCTTTTTATCTTTTAGTTTTTCTAATAAATCATCCGAACGGTTCCCTTTTACAGCATAATTTTTCACGTCGACCGTTTTGACTTGTTTATCTGACCGGATAGAATCCGCCACCTTGCCGACATATCCCTTTCCGTCGGGATCTCCGACTCCTTCTGTCAGCGAATCTCCGACAGCCGCTATGACAATGTGTTCTTTTGTTTTCGTTTCATGGGCTTTTTGTTTTCCCTCAGATGATGTACGTATGCTCGTACACGCAGTAAGAAGCAAAATCAAACTGGCCATGATTGAAAAAATGCGCAGCTTCAATCTTGTTGCTCCTTCCCATTCTACTAGTGGAAAGTGTATCATGTTTTAGAAGATTTGCAAATGCCTAGTCTCTTAGCTTACTTGAGTGTACTGGCTGACTTCACATCGGAAATGATATCATCGTACGGTGTATTCTCCACTCCATTGTAATCTTTCAGCACCTTACCGTCCGGACCTACCAAATAAAAAGAAGATTGATGAATCACTTGGTCCTCTCCCTCCGGCTTCTTTACGATCGCTTTAAAGCTCTTAAGTGCGAACTCCTCAATCTCACTCTGGCTGTATCCCGTGAGAAAATCCCAGTTATCAAAAGATAATGGATAATTTGCGGCAAATTTCTTCAGCTGTTTCGGCTTATCGTTTTCTGGATCAACACTAAATGATATGATGCGGACATCTATATTTTCGGCTTTCAGTTTTTTTTGCAGATCGGTCATATGAGCGGTCATTGGCGGACATATAGTTTCACAATTGGTAAAAATAAAATCCGCCAGCCATACTTCTCCTTTTAAACTCTCTAAAGAAACGTTCTTGCCGTCTTGGTTTTGAAATGTAAAAGGCTCCACCTCGTAATTGAGCGGATCTTTAATCTGCTGTCCTCCGCATGCACACAAAAACAGAAAAATCAGCCCAGCCGTTAACCCCTTGATAACCTTCATGACATCCATCCTTTCCAGCCAGCATAAAAACGCTTTCTAAAACCGTCCTTACTGTCCCATGTTTGTATTCGATACTGAGCAAAAAAAATCCTGCATGCCTCCCCATTAACGATTACAAAGGAGGGCATGCAGGTAAAAAACGGCATGTTACGCGTTGTGCTTTAACACCTCTTGATGAAATACAGCCTGATAATCTGCCCACTTCATCCGCCGCTTCATATAATGTCGGAAAGAATACACTTTTGCCCTGCTGTTTGATGAAAACACTTCTTTTAAGTAGAATTGCAAATGGTGATGTAACATAAAGAAATAGTGCTCATCTTCCTTTAATACAGGTATTTCTGTCACTTTCACCTGAATCCCGTCACCGCGTTTGAACTCTAGGCTTTTGAGTAACAAGCTATCAATCCTCTTTTTTGTTTTTCTTCTATTATATATGATGCCAGCCGGGCTGTCTGTCATTTTGCGCGGTTGTGTAAAAAAATTAGATTAGCAAATGGAACAAGTCCTCATCCTTGTTCACCTCTACATAATGAAACGGTTTTTTGTTCATCCGTTCAATCAGCGGCCCATAATCGGCTTTGTTCTGCAGCTCGATGCCGACAAGAGCAGGTCCATTGCTTTTATTATTTTTCTTCGTATATTCAAACCTTGTAATGTCATCATTCGGCCCGAGGACTTCGTCAAGAAATTCGCGGAGCGCCCCCGCTCTTTGTGGAAAATTGACGATAAAATAATGCTGAAGGCCTTCAAAAATCAAGGAACGCTCCTTCATTTCCTGCATTCTTCCGATATCGTTATTGCCCCCGCTTACCACACACACCACGTTTTTCCCTTTAATTTGATCCTTGTACAAATCAAGCGCTGCGACAGAAAGAGCTCCAGCCGGTTCAGCAACAACCGCACATTCGTTATATAATTCAAGAATGGATGTACATACTTTTCCTTCAGGCACAAGGAGAATGTCATCAACGACAGTTTCCAGCGTCCGGAAGGTTTCCTCGCCAATTTTTTTAACAGCCGCCCCATCTACAAACTTATCAATTTTATCAAGTGTGACGACATGCCCAGCTTTGTTTGATTCAAAGTAGGATGCCGCTCCCGCCGGCTCAACAGCAATTACCTTTGTATCAGGAGACACGTTTTTCAAATATGTACCTACCCCAGAGAGAAGGCCGCCGCCTCCGACACTTGCAAAAAGAAAATGCGGTTCTGTATCAATGTCGTTTAAAATCTCGACTGCGAGCGTTCCCTGTCCGGCCATCACATCCGGATCATCGAACGGATGGATAAACGTCCGAGATTCCGCCTCACAGCATTCAGCAGCGCTTTTATACGCGTCGTCAAACGTATCGCCTGTCAAAATAATATCGATAAATCCTTTTCCGAATAGTTCAACTTGAGATACTTTTTGTCTCGGTGTAGTAGACGGCATAAAAATTTTCCCGTGAATGCCAAGATGTTTACACGAAAATGCCACACCTTGAGCGTGGTTTCCGGCACTTGCACACACAACTCCGTTCTCTGTCTGCTCGCTGGAAAGCTGTTTCATTTTATGATAAGCCCCTCTGAGCTTAAAAGATCTGACAACTTGCAAGTCTTCGCGTTTTAAATAGATATTGCATTCATATCTCTCAGAAAGTCTGTCATTCCTCTGCAAAGGTGTGTGAATGACAACGTCCTTTACGTTTTGGTGAGCCTTCAAAATGTCTTTCACTTGGATGAGAGAGTTTTCTTTAAGCAACGGTTTCATGTACAGATTCCTTTCTTGTTTTAAATCCCTATTTAATATGCCATTATAACATGAATATTCAAAAAATAAGACAATTATTTTTATTTAATAATTAAAAAAATACAGACTATGTCCACCACATCTTGTGGTAACTTCTGTTCAACCATTATCCTGCAGAGCCAAGAAAAAAGATGATCGTAAAATAAAGGGTGTTTTCAACCAAAAGGCATGATATAATGAAACCAATTAGAACCAAAAGGAGCCAATTGATGAATAGTGCACCAAAACTCAATACATTTCAACATCTAATCGGAGAACATCAAACTTTTCTGGAAGCGAAGCGAATCGCCAAGCAGTTCTCGTTATCGGAGCTTCCTGTCTTAATAACAGGAAAAATCGGAACAGGCAAAAATCACTTCGCACATGCCATACACTTGGAATCTTCGAGAAGCAATGAACCGTTTATAAGCGTCAATTGCAGCACCCATTCGGAAGAAACCCTTATTCATGAGCTTTTTGGCCCTAACGGAAACACAGGTGTTTTTCAAAAAGCGGTACGAGGAACCCTTTTTCTTGATGATGTATGGCGCATGCCTGCTTCTGTACAAGCTCAGCTGTTAAAAGCGCTTGATTCAGACACGGAGAAACCGCGAATGATCTGTGCTTCTGCAGACCGATCCGTGGAACATACATTCAGGCAAGACTTATTCTACAGACTGAACATTTTAACGCTCACACTGCCCGAATTATCGGAACGAAAAAGCGATATTCCGCTTTTGACACAGCATTTTCTCTCAAATTCTGGTCAGCAATTGTTAATCGATCCCTCCGTTTTTCCCGTGCTTGAGAAGCATGCATTTGAAGGCAATGTCAGGGAATTAAAAAACGCTGCAGATTATATGGCGGCAGTATCAAGCGGGGGAACGATTCAGCCATATGACCTGCCGCCGTATATTAGAGGCACGATAGACGGAAAAACGTCGAAGAAAAAAGCGAAACTGCTTACTTTAATGGAAAAAGCTGAGTTTTTGTTTATTTTGGAAACAATAAAAGTATTGAACGAAAAAGGAGAACCTGCCAGCAGACGGATCATTTCTGAACACAGCAAAAATACCCAAACCTCGTTAACTCCTCAGCAGGTCAGAAGCCGTCTCGACTATTTGGAGAAAAAAGATTATGTCACCAAAAGCCGCGGACGCGCAGGCACAAAAATTACCTTTGAGGGCTTGAGCTTTATAGAGACGTTAAAAAATCAAATGATCTAGCGATCGAAAGGAGAATGTACTTGTTTACAATCAAAGAAGAGATCGCCAATGCGATTACACACGGCATCGGTGTCCTCTTATCCATCCCAGCATTAGTGTTTCTAATCATATTTGCGGCTAATTACGGGTCTGCATGGGACATTGTCAGCTTTACAATATTCGGTGTCTCTATGCTGCTGTTATATTTGAGCTCCACCCTGCTTCACAGCATCACACATAAAAAAACGAAGGACATTTTGGAGATTATTGATCATAGCGCAATTTACGTACTCATCGCCGGAACCTACACGCCTTTTTTGCTTGGGCCGCTGAAAGGCACACTCGGCTTTACCCTGTTGGTTATCGTATGGTCACTTGCCCTAGGCGGAATCGTTTTTAAAATTTTCTTTGTGAAACGGTTTATCCTATTGTCAACCTTCGTGTATTTAGTCATGGGGTGGCTGATGATTATTGCAGTTAAACCTTTATATGCTTCACTGAGCGGAGCGGGATTCAGCCTCCTTTTTCTCGGCGGCATTTTATACTCTGTCGGAACCATCTTTTACATTTGGAAAAAGATCCCCTTCCATCACGCCATTTGGCACAGCTTTGTATTGGGCGGGAGCGCTGCCATGTTTTTCTGCGTGCTCTTCTATTGTGTAAAGGTGCCTTTCCTTTCGTAACAGTAACAGAAAAGCGCAGTCTTCACGACTGCGCTTTTTTATGCACGTAATTGTTTTTCATTGGCAGGTATATAAGCTTTTGAAAAGGACAATTCAATGTCTGCCGGTTTTAAGCGTTTAAAAAACGAGCCATTTTGCATGTTATCTGTTCCTTTCGTTTCCACCATCACCAACGGAAGATGATAGCGGGCCGCAAGTTCTACAGGATCAATAGAACCATCTAGTGAAAGAATCAGGCTTTGTCCCTTTTCCAGCTGTTTTGTCACATCTTCATATACCTTTTCTGAATCCCCGTCTGAAATCACATCCATCCGATCCAGCCATTGCCCGATAAAAGGCAAGCGGAACACTTTTGGGTTAGCGATAAAGCCGGCCGGTTCCTCAATATATCCAGCAATTAAGGCCAGTTCAGCCAAACGCAAACGGGGATGCACATACAAAACAGGACCGTGTGGTATTGGCTCTGGCTGATGGATCGTCACAACTGAACCGGAGATGCCGATACAGCCTTCTAAAAACGCCTTTGGCTGTTCGTACACAAGAGCCATCTGTTTTTTGTATGACAGACGGGGATCGAGCATTGTTTGATTAAATAATTGTTTCATATTTTTTAACAGCATATACACAATATAAACCACTAGAAGGCTGTAGCGAACCAATTAAAATCCTCCCGCTTTAGAAGAATTCTTTTTTTCATACATTAGAAATTCGTAATCATACGGGTTTTTTTCGTCTTTGGTCCCCTGCTCAGAAGAAACCAGCTTCCAATTGGATTCATCAAATTCAGGAAAGTGACGGTCACCCTCAAACTCGTGATGAATTTTCGTCATATACAGTCTGTCCGCATAAGGGAACAGGTCCGTATAGAGCTGAGCCCCTCCGATCACAAAGCATTCTTCAGGGCCTGAACAAATGTCCAGTACATCCTTTAATGAACTGACAACCGTGCATCCCTGAAATTCTGAATCCGGCGCTGAGGTAACGACAATATTTTTCCGATTTGGAAGCGGACGTCCGATCGATTCAAATGTTTTCCGGCCCATAATGATTGAATGGCCCGATGTTATTTTCTTAAAGTATGCAAGATCATTGGGCAAATGCCACGGCAAATCATTGTCTTTGCCGATAAGCCTGTTGGCATCCATCGCAAAAATGAATGAAATCATACGCTGACCGCCCCTTTTATATGAGGATGCGGATCATAATCCTCGATGATAAAGTCCTCAAATGCAAAGTTAAAAATAGAATCAACCTTTCTGGCGAAACGAAGCTGCGGAAGCGGTCTAACATCTCTTTCCAGCTGCAAATTGACTTGTTCAATATGATTTTGGTAAATATGAACATCACCAAACGTATGGATGAACTCGCCCGGTTCAAGCCCAGTCACATGAGCAATGATCATGGTTAGGAGGGCATAAGATGCAATATTAAACGGCACACCTAAGAAAACATCGGCAGAGCGCTGATACAGCTGACAGGACAGCTTGCCGTCAGACACATAGAATTGGAACAGGCAATGGCACGGCGGCAACGCCATTTTATCAATTTCACCAACATTCCAGGCGCTGACGATTAAGCGTCTGGAGTTCGGATTTGTTTTAATATCTTCAATAAGACGGGAAATTTGATCAATGGTTTCTCCATCAGCTCCCCGCCAAGAACGCCATTGGGAGCCATATACAGGTCCAAGTTCACCGTTTTCATCAGCCCACTCATTCCAGATTCGCACTCCGTTTTCCTGCAGATAGCGTACATTCGTATCTCCTTTTAAGAACCACAGCAGTTCATGCGCAATTGATTTAAAGTGGAGTTTTTTAGTGGTGAGCATCGGAAAGCCTTCCCGTAAATTAAATCTCATTTGATATCCGAAAGTGCTGATTGTTCCGGTCCCAGTCCGGTCTCCCTTTTTCTCACCATGCTCTAAAACATGTCTGCAGAAATCCTTATACTGTTTCATTTTTTTCATCCTTTAAAAGTAGTCTTCTAGTAGTGTAACACAATAAAAAATCATTTCTGAACCCAGAAATGATTTTTTTATAGTCAGCTGACGACAGGCTTTTCATCCTGTTCTTTTTCTTCATCTTGCAGATCCTGATGCGTATGTGCAATTCTGCTCGCCGCTGCTGCAGCAAGAGCTGCCACAATATCATCCAAAAAGGTGTGAATACCGTCTGGACTTTCATCAAGTTCCTTAATAATTCCAATCTTCTCTTTATCCAAATAACCGAAATTGGTCAAACCGATCGACCCGTACACATTAACGATTGAAAGCGGGATAATTTCATCTATGCCGTAAAGCGGTTCATCCGTTTCAACAAGGTGCTGCAGCGGTTCGGGGAGAAGTTTCTGTTCTGCAAGCTGATCGAGTGCAAGGCCTGTCAAAACAGCATGAATAATTTCACGTTTGTTCAGGACTTTTTCTACATTCTCCATGCAAACACTGAGCGGCAGATTTGGATTGTATTTTTCCTGAAGTTTTTGAACAATCCGTGCAATATCTTCTATCATAACGCCCCGTTTGTTCAGCATATCCTTTGTTATATCGACCATTTCATTCATTGTGTACTTTTTCATGTCTAATGGCATCTCCTTTAGGCACTCATCCAGTTGGGAGGCGTGTTGCGGTCCCAGTAAATGCTCCCAAGCTCATGATGTGATTGAAATCCATCTTCTGCTGTATGATAATGAAAATTAAACCAGTAGCCGTCATGAGGCGGGTGGTCTCTTCGCACATGGAATCTGAGAAGATCTTCTCCAGTTGTCCGATTGTAAACGTTGAAAATTTTTTCCGTTTTGCCCGCTGAAGGCATGCTTGAGATCACAACATCTTGGTACGCCTCATCATCTTGCAATGTCGCTAAATAATCACTAATCACATTTTCGATTTTTGGCAGGATCTCTTTCCGATAGTCATCCTCAATGACAGGAGCGATTCTGCTGCCGAATTTTAAAAAGGACTGATCCTCAGCGCTGTCAAGGAGCTGTTCCTTGTACGATTGAAAAAGCAGTTCAGGATCTCGCCTGTCATCCGACTCATCATCGTACAGGTCATGCTCATCATAAAAAGCGGTGTAATCATTCTGCTCAAGACTGCTCGGCTGTCCGGAAGGCTTGTCCGCCATAAGGGCAGCCGGAGGAGATACGAGCCCGAACGTTACAATGGTAAATAAAACCACAAGGGTCTTTCTCATCCACAATTTCATGACTGCTTATTCCTCTCTATTTTATTGTCATGTTTCTCTTATTTTAGCACATCCAAAACATGCAAGTCATGTACTATATGAAACTGATATGCAAATTAGGAGATTCGTTGCTATGCACTTTGTGTAAAAACGCTTACAATATTTCATGAAAGGAGGCTTTCCGCATGATTGACGCTCTGTTTGCCACAGTTTCACTCTTAACATTATTATACTTTGTCGTCATGGAGGTCACCGATTAACAGAAAGCCCGTGATATGAATCACGGGCTTGTTTGAATGACGCCATAATGGAACAGTGCTGTTTTTCTTTTCATGACGTTAAAACCAAACTGTTCAAACCGCGGGCTTTTCCAGTGGTCTTTTAGCACAACGCTTTTTCTGGCGACTCGTACCGCTTCATTGATACATCCTTCGTGCAAAACGGAATCCTCTGCCAAATCACGTAAAGGCGCGATGCCGTCAGAGGTTTCTACAGGTTCATGAAACATTGGATCGAAATAAACCACATCAACAGAGTTGTCAGGGAGCTGCTTGATGTGTTCAAAGCAATCACCATTCTTCACCTGGATTCTTCTCATCGCAGCTTGAAGCTCTTCTATACCCGTTTCCCATGAATGCAGCCCCGTCCTCACTAAAACAGACACAAGATGGTTTTTTTCAATCCCAACAACAGAACCCGTTTCGCCTACTGCCATACTTGCGATAATGGCATCTGACCCCAACCCGAGTGTGCAATCTAAAAACGTATCCCCTTCAGATAAGCCGGCAGCCCGAAGCATAGGTTCTTTCTCCCCCTGTAAGAAGCGTTTGGCTCTGAACATCGCTGTATTCGGATGAAAAAAGAATTTGGCACCTTGTTTCGTATACAGCTCAAACCGCTCTTTGCCGACCACAAGCAAATCACGTTCAGCTGATTTCAGCAGGTGCTCAACCGTTTGTTTATTCCGGCCGCAGTATGGCATATTTAGCTCTTTAGAAAGCTGCTTTGCAGTTTTTATGGTGTGTTCAGACGGTCTATAGCTTGTTGTTATCATCTTCTGTACTCCCAAAAAGAAAATGCCCGGAGAACGGGCATTTAGCAGTGCGCATCGAAGGCAGCAGTCAGATTTTTCATGATTTCTTCCATATCGTGTCCTTCAATTTCATGACGCGGAATAAAATGTACGACTTCTTTGCCTTTCAAAAGAGCCATTGATGGTGAAGAAGGCTCCTGGCCAGTAAAATACTCACGCATTTTCGCAGTAGCTTCTTTATCTTGGCCCGCAAATACAGTCACCGTATTGTCAGGTGTTTTGTCATTCTGGAGGACTGCCTGTGTAGCCGCAGGACGCGCAAGGCCTGCCGCGCAGCCGCATACAGAGTTAACGACTACAAGAGTTGTGCCCTCTGCCTTTTCCATAAAGTTTTCTACTTCTTCCGCTGTTGTTAACTCTTCAAAACCTGCTCCAGTCAGCTCGCGGCGCATCGGTACGACAAGCTGGCGCATGTATTCTTCATAAGCCATTGACATAAAAAAAGCCCCCTCTAGTATCCTTCATCTGAAGTAAAGGATACTATAGAGAGGGCCGGATTTCAAATGTTCACGCCTTAAAATAAAAGAAAGTGTCCCCAGCTATCTAGATTTTCATAATACCGCCGGTGTTGGCACTTGTCACAAGTTTAGAATAACGTGCCAGGTAGCCGGTTTTCACTTTCGGTTCAAAACCTTTCCAGTTCGCTTTTCGTTTTTCCCACTCTTCTTCTGGCACTTGTACATCCAAGATGCGTTTTTCAATATCAACGATAATATGGTCTCCGTTTTCAACAAAGGCAAGCGGCCCGCCCTCAGCGGCCTCAGGTGATACGTGGCCGATTGAGAGGCCACGGGAGGCTCCGGAAAAACGTCCGTCCGTAATCAATGCCACTTTTGGCCCGAGTCCCATTCCAACGATTTGGGATGTTGGCGCCAGCATTTCCGGCATGCCAGGTCCGCCTTTTGGCCCTTCGTATCTGATGATGACAACGTCGCCTTCTTTTACTTTTCGGTTGATAATGCCGTCAAGCGCCTCGTCCTGAGAATCGAATACGACAGCCGGCCCTTCGTGTCTTGTAATCCCATTCTGTACGCCGCCTGTTTTAATGATAGCGCCGTCCGGAGCTAGATTACCGAATAAAACAGCAAGGCCTCCCTTTTCAGTGAATGGTTGATCCAGCGGGTGAATGACGTCATAATCCTTTACTTCATGTCCGGCAATGGTTTCTCCAAGAGTTTTTCCTGTAACAGTCAGCGCATCTAAATGAAGCGCTCCTTCTTTCTTCGAAAGCTCATTCAGAGCCGCTGAAACGCCGCCCGCTTCGTGAAGATCTTCAATAAACACATCCGATGCAGGCGCCAGCTTAGCCAAGTGCGGCACGCGCTCAGCGACTTCGTTAATGCGTTCTAAAGAGTATTCAACGCCGGCTTCGTTTGCAAGGGCAAGGGTATGAAGAACGGTATTTGTAGAACCTCCGAGCGCCATATCGAGTGCAAACGCGTTATCAATCGCTTTTACTGTAACAATATCACGCGGTTTGATATCTTTGCGAATCGTTTCCATTAATTGCGCAGCCGATTTTCTCACAAACTCTTTGCGTTCCGGAGATGTTGCCAGAATGGTTCCATTACCCGGCAAAGCAAGACCAAGTGCTTCTGACAGACAGTTCATTGAGTTCGCCGTAAACATGCCTGAGCAAGACCCGCACGTTGGGCATCCGAACTGCTCTAGTTCTTGAAGCTCGTTTTCGTTGATTTTCCCTGCTTGGTAGGCGCCTACCCCTTCGAATACTGAGGAAAGGGAGATTTTTCGCCCGTCACTTGTTCTTCCTGCCGCCATCGGTCCGCCGCTGACAAAAATCGTCGGAATGTTGATGCGCATTGCCGCCATAAGCATTCCCGGTGTGATTTTGTCGCAGTTCGGAATACAGACCATTCCGTCAAACCAGTGTGCGGATACAACCGTTTCCACAGAGTCTGCGATAATTTCACGGCTTGGCAGCGAATATCTCATACCGATATGCCCCATTG from Bacillus subtilis subsp. subtilis str. 168 encodes the following:
- the ypmR gene encoding putative exported lipase/acylhydrolase (lipoprotein) (Evidence 3: Putative function from multiple computational evidences; PubMedId: 17220230; Product type e: enzyme), whose translation is MKLRIFSIMASLILLLTACTSIRTSSEGKQKAHETKTKEHIVIAAVGDSLTEGVGDPDGKGYVGKVADSIRSDKQVKTVDVKNYAVKGNRSDDLLEKLKDKKVQKGIKDADYVFFTIGGNDLMKILRQNFLQLTVEPFQEAEKPYEKRFEKIISEIRELNDHAELIYVSMYNPFTFTLSELNEINGVVTDWNHIAEKELKKDKHAKIVHIEDLFNQKSDSSRISEEDDFHPNGTGYSLIAKRVYQAIKKEGLPKE
- the scuA gene encoding assembly factor BSco of the Cu(A) site of cytochrome c oxidase (Evidence 1a: Function from experimental evidences in the studied strain; PubMedId: 10837475, 14680962, 14766920, 16305244, 19027886, 29131589; Product type f : factor): MKVIKGLTAGLIFLFLCACGGQQIKDPLNYEVEPFTFQNQDGKNVSLESLKGEVWLADFIFTNCETICPPMTAHMTDLQKKLKAENIDVRIISFSVDPENDKPKQLKKFAANYPLSFDNWDFLTGYSQSEIEEFALKSFKAIVKKPEGEDQVIHQSSFYLVGPDGKVLKDYNGVENTPYDDIISDVKSASTLK
- the ypmP gene encoding hypothetical protein (Evidence 4: Unknown function but conserved in other organisms; PubMedId: 15060025, 22720735), with translation MLLKSLEFKRGDGIQVKVTEIPVLKEDEHYFFMLHHHLQFYLKEVFSSNSRAKVYSFRHYMKRRMKWADYQAVFHQEVLKHNA
- the ilvA gene encoding threonine dehydratase (Evidence 1a: Function from experimental evidences in the studied strain; PubMedId: 12618455, 13878122, 1459955, 15060025, 18855421, 22094463, 27260660; Product type e: enzyme), coding for MKPLLKENSLIQVKDILKAHQNVKDVVIHTPLQRNDRLSERYECNIYLKREDLQVVRSFKLRGAYHKMKQLSSEQTENGVVCASAGNHAQGVAFSCKHLGIHGKIFMPSTTPRQKVSQVELFGKGFIDIILTGDTFDDAYKSAAECCEAESRTFIHPFDDPDVMAGQGTLAVEILNDIDTEPHFLFASVGGGGLLSGVGTYLKNVSPDTKVIAVEPAGAASYFESNKAGHVVTLDKIDKFVDGAAVKKIGEETFRTLETVVDDILLVPEGKVCTSILELYNECAVVAEPAGALSVAALDLYKDQIKGKNVVCVVSGGNNDIGRMQEMKERSLIFEGLQHYFIVNFPQRAGALREFLDEVLGPNDDITRFEYTKKNNKSNGPALVGIELQNKADYGPLIERMNKKPFHYVEVNKDEDLFHLLI
- the silP gene encoding transcriptional enhancer involved in BCAA homeostasis (Evidence 1a: Function from experimental evidences in the studied strain; PubMedId: 12399512, 16585774, 19763274; Product type r: regulator) — protein: MNSAPKLNTFQHLIGEHQTFLEAKRIAKQFSLSELPVLITGKIGTGKNHFAHAIHLESSRSNEPFISVNCSTHSEETLIHELFGPNGNTGVFQKAVRGTLFLDDVWRMPASVQAQLLKALDSDTEKPRMICASADRSVEHTFRQDLFYRLNILTLTLPELSERKSDIPLLTQHFLSNSGQQLLIDPSVFPVLEKHAFEGNVRELKNAADYMAAVSSGGTIQPYDLPPYIRGTIDGKTSKKKAKLLTLMEKAEFLFILETIKVLNEKGEPASRRIISEHSKNTQTSLTPQQVRSRLDYLEKKDYVTKSRGRAGTKITFEGLSFIETLKNQMI
- the yplQ gene encoding putative membrane hydrolase (Evidence 3: Putative function from multiple computational evidences; PubMedId: 15849754, 16585774, 16850406, 19763274; Product type e: enzyme) is translated as MFTIKEEIANAITHGIGVLLSIPALVFLIIFAANYGSAWDIVSFTIFGVSMLLLYLSSTLLHSITHKKTKDILEIIDHSAIYVLIAGTYTPFLLGPLKGTLGFTLLVIVWSLALGGIVFKIFFVKRFILLSTFVYLVMGWLMIIAVKPLYASLSGAGFSLLFLGGILYSVGTIFYIWKKIPFHHAIWHSFVLGGSAAMFFCVLFYCVKVPFLS
- the ypkP gene encoding putative 1-acyl-sn-glycerol-3-phosphate acyltransferase (Evidence 3: Putative function from multiple computational evidences; Product type e: enzyme), which encodes MVRYSLLVVYIVYMLLKNMKQLFNQTMLDPRLSYKKQMALVYEQPKAFLEGCIGISGSVVTIHQPEPIPHGPVLYVHPRLRLAELALIAGYIEEPAGFIANPKVFRLPFIGQWLDRMDVISDGDSEKVYEDVTKQLEKGQSLILSLDGSIDPVELAARYHLPLVMVETKGTDNMQNGSFFKRLKPADIELSFSKAYIPANEKQLRA
- the dfrA gene encoding dihydrofolate reductase (Evidence 1a: Function from experimental evidences in the studied strain; PubMedId: 2840350, 3918568, 10574451, 12682299, 23944997; Product type e: enzyme) gives rise to the protein MISFIFAMDANRLIGKDNDLPWHLPNDLAYFKKITSGHSIIMGRKTFESIGRPLPNRKNIVVTSAPDSEFQGCTVVSSLKDVLDICSGPEECFVIGGAQLYTDLFPYADRLYMTKIHHEFEGDRHFPEFDESNWKLVSSEQGTKDEKNPYDYEFLMYEKKNSSKAGGF
- the thyB gene encoding thymidylate synthase B (Evidence 1a: Function from experimental evidences in the studied strain; PubMedId: 9648749, 10574451, 19732150; Product type e: enzyme), translated to MKQYKDFCRHVLEHGEKKGDRTGTGTISTFGYQMRFNLREGFPMLTTKKLHFKSIAHELLWFLKGDTNVRYLQENGVRIWNEWADENGELGPVYGSQWRSWRGADGETIDQISRLIEDIKTNPNSRRLIVSAWNVGEIDKMALPPCHCLFQFYVSDGKLSCQLYQRSADVFLGVPFNIASYALLTMIIAHVTGLEPGEFIHTFGDVHIYQNHIEQVNLQLERDVRPLPQLRFARKVDSIFNFAFEDFIIEDYDPHPHIKGAVSV
- the ypjQ gene encoding putative phosphatidylglycerophosphatase (Evidence 3: Putative function from multiple computational evidences; PubMedId: 8534098; Product type e: enzyme), encoding MKKYTMNEMVDITKDMLNKRGVMIEDIARIVQKLQEKYNPNLPLSVCMENVEKVLNKREIIHAVLTGLALDQLAEQKLLPEPLQHLVETDEPLYGIDEIIPLSIVNVYGSIGLTNFGYLDKEKIGIIKELDESPDGIHTFLDDIVAALAAAAASRIAHTHQDLQDEEKEQDEKPVVS